A single window of Nicotiana sylvestris chromosome 3, ASM39365v2, whole genome shotgun sequence DNA harbors:
- the LOC138887715 gene encoding uncharacterized protein yields MAIDMNIQELLVIGDSDLLIYQVRKEWATKNSKILPYLHHVQELRKRFTKTEFQHVPKVQNEFIDALATLSSMIQHPDQNFIDPIPVKIYDQPTYYTHVEEEADGKPWFHDIKEYLTRGEYPELANPTQKRTLRRLSNN; encoded by the coding sequence atggccattgacatgaacattcaggaattgctagtgatcggagattcagacctacttatatATCAGGTCCgaaaagaatgggcaaccaagaactccaagatactcccttatctgcatcatgtacaggaattgaggaagaggttcacaaagacagagttccaacatgttcccaagGTTCAGAATGAGTTtatcgatgcattggctaccctatcatccatgatacagcacccagaccagaacttcattgatcctatcccggtaaagatctatgatcaaccAACTTACTAcactcatgtagaagaagaagcagacgggaaaccttggtttcatgatatcaaggaatatttgacgagaggagaatatccagaactcgcaaatcctactcagaaacgcacacttcggagattatccAACAACTAA